CGGGCATTCTCCCCTACCATCGCGACCCGTCCCGTCATCATGTTCTCGGGGGTTACGATAAATTTTTCATTCGGTTTCCGCGGATAGGCAGTTCCCAGGGTTCCCTCGGGAGCCTTGCCTGCTCTCCTTCCAGCACATCCAGTGACAAGCATGCCACCTAAAAGTAACAGAAATATCAAGAATCGCATGGCAGGAGTAAAGTGTTCGAGCGCTTTCTGGTCAACTCACAAAATAACAGGCAATCCTAAGGCTCCGTTATGATTGTGTCGCTATGCTCATATGCCGGAGCGCAGCAGCAGAGCAGTTTGAGCGTTTCCTGGCCCGTATTCCAAAGTTTGTGCTTTTGCCCCGGCGGAATGGCGATCGCGTCGCCCGCCTTCACGTCCCGGACTTCGTTTTCAATCCGGATCCTTCCAACGCCCGATGTAATAAAATAAATTTCTTCTGCCTTGGAGTGATAATGCTCCTGCGTACTTTGATTTACCGGAACACGCGCCTCTGCCAGACTTTGATTTTTGATGATTGAATTCCGGTAAGCCAGGAGTTCCCGGATTTCCGATCCATCCTTGGTTTTGAACGCCTGCATTTCTGCAATGTTTCTTATATCCATGATTCGTCCTTTGGTATTTCGTGGTAATCATTAATCCATGGGAGCCCACCATCGTCCCATTACTTTCTCCCATTTCACCTGGCCTAAAACGACTCCGCTCACGATCAAAACCATGGCTTCCAGAAAGGTTTTGGTGAATGGTTCGTTGAGGCAGAAATAAGCCCATGACATCGTACTGAGGGGAATTAAATTGTTAAACAAAAAAACCCGGCTCGTCGGCCAGTGCATGAGTGCGTTGTTCCAAAGTGCATAGGCACACACGCCGCCACCCACAAAACAATAAGTCTGCACGAGCACCAAATCTGCCCGCCAGACCAGTTCGCGCCCGAAGATTTCAATTAAAGCCAGTGGAAGCAGCAGCAAACCAGCCCGCCACATGGTATGCGCGCTCACTTCGGCACCGGTAAGCGAGGCAGCCAAAACTCGTCCCTGACGACCATAATTTGCCCACATGATGCTGGCAGTCAACCCAAGCATTTCACCGCCCAACCTGGTGTTGCCAAACTTCAAGGATGGCCATACCAAGACCACTACCCCGCTCAAAGCCAGCAGGGTAGCCCCATATCTTTGAGCAGACCGCCAGTTTCTGGACGGCCTTTCCTCCCAAAGAAGTGCCCAAACTGGAGAAGCTCCGAGATATAAGGCGACGTGTGAGGCCGACGTAAGTTGCATGGCCCAATTGAATGCGACAATGTAAATCGCCAGACTCAATCCCCCCCGCAGCCACAAATCCCGCTTCAACGCGGGTTTAATCGGTTTGGGAACTCCTAGCCACGTGGTCCAGCGTAAAATGGCGAGCATCAATAATCCCGCACACAAAAATCGTGTGGTTCCAACCCAGATTGGCGGCCACGAAGCGAGGACGAACTTGCTTCCTGCATTGCTCGCACCCCACAAAAATACCGCCAGCATCAACCAGCTGGTAATAATTCCGTTCGACTTTGTTCCAGACACCGTATGAGTAAGCGGTTTACGTGTCCTCCAGGCAATTGGAAATTCATTTGACCTCTGTGGTCCACTCATTAACTTTTATCCATGGATCATTCACCTGGGTTCTTGAAGATCGTTAACGAGGCGCAACCACGCGTCAAAGAAATCACCATCGAGCAGGCCCGCGAACGCCTTGCGAAAAATCCCAAGGCCGTCCTTATCGACGTGCGTGAGGATTCCGAATGGCAGAAAGGGCATGCTGCTGAAGCGATGCACCTGGGAAAAGGCATTCTGGAACGTGATATCGAGAAAGCCATTCCCGATCAGAATACAGAGCTGATCATGTATTGTGGCGGCGGCTTTCGTTCCATCATGTCCGCAGACAATGCCCAGAAGATGGGCTACAAGAATGTCTATTCGCTGGCAGGGGGGTACAAAGCCATGCTGCAAGGCCAATGGCCGATGAAGACTTAAGCCTGGCCAGTTCTAACTCCCGGCAATCGGAACGTTCGGAGTTGGCGTGGATTGCGTCCGGCGGAAACAAATTCGGTTCAGATGGTTCAGCAGTGAGACCAACTTTTCCTGGGTAAACTCGCCCATGATGCAAATCTGAATCAAATTATGCCTTCGCAAATAGTCGCTATTGTAGCTTAACAGGAACCCGGCTTCCTGAAGTTGTGCACCTACTTTTAAAGAATTGATCTGCGACGGAAGTGAGATTGAAACCACTGCGGAAGAAGCCTCATGATCTTCCGCCAGGAGGTTGAATCCAATTTCTTTCAATTTGCTCCGCAGCCATGCTGAGGTTTGACTTAGTAGAGAAAATCGCTCGGCCCAATTGACCTTTTTGACCGCGGCATTTAAGGCATAGAGCAAATTGGATGAGTGTGTGAAAGCCACTCCCAGGTTCTTCGCATATAATCCCAAGTCGAGGTAACGAGGCAATTTGGTGGAAGGTTCAATTTGATGATTAAAGAAAACCATTCCCAAGCCAGGGAATGATCGTAATCCCTTGCCGCTCGAGCAGGAGGCAAGAAACACTCCTTCAAGGTTTACGGGCAGCGTGCCAATCGAACTAATCGCATCCACGCAGAGCTTCACGTTGTGTTCCGCACAAATCCGCTTCAACGCTTCTAGGTTGTTTACCAAACCGGCAGAGGTTTCACAATGAACACACCATAGCCAACTCGGATGAACCGCGGCGATACGCTGTTTGATGAGTTCCAAGTCGAATGATTTCCCCCAAGGATATTGCACCAACTCAAAATCCAACGCTTGACGCCGCGCATGATCCACCAATCTTTCACCAAACTCACCGTTAGTGACGATCAGGCCGGGCTTTTGCTCCAGGGACAACTGAGCTGCCACTGCGTCATTGGCTAAAGTGCCTGAACCGAGAAGAATTTCCATATTCTTCGCGCCGGTAAGCTCGCAAAGAATCTGTTTGGTCGCTTGAAAGTCCGTTACAAAGCCTTCGGAACGGTGTGACTCGGGCGCCGCTTCAAAAGCCCTGCGGACGTTTCGACTGAGGGCAACAGGTCCCGGCAGAAAATTCACCGTTGGACGTTGGACGTGGCGTGGCGCCCGCGCACTAAGAAATTCTCGAACGCCAGCCTCAAACGACTCGATGCTCAAATACATCGGTTGATACTGGGCTCCTTCAGGACCAACCAAAGGTCCAAAAGGAATAAAACCCAGGTGCTTGTATAGCTTCAATTGCCGGGTGGTCCCAGAGATGATTCCCATGTCATAGCCGTTCTCCACAAAATGTTGCCATATTAAGGACAGCAAACCCTGAAACACCTGGCCGGTTCGGTATTTCTTATCGACGGACAAGAGGCGAATTTCGCAAAGAGATCGATTAAGTGGCAGGTAGGAGTCCAGATTGCTCATCTTTTGGTCGAGTGAAAACGGGCGGTTGGCGCGAGCCGCCAGCATTCCCACTAGTTTTCGACCGCTCAGGCAAATCAAATAAGTATTCTCCGCATGAAACCTATCCACCAACCGTTGACTCGCGGAAGGGGCATGTTGTGGGATTTCCTCGACGAATGTCTTGTAATTGAGTTGATGGATCAGATCAATTTCCCAGTCCTCGTTGGCGATCTTGAAAATAAGTGGAGCGCGCGTTTCCATGAGGTTATTTGATTGGTTGATCCGCTTTCGTTTCGGGGTTTCGGCGTAATACGAAGGAAGTGATTTCCTCTACCAAATTCTTTCGGTGTGCCAACAGGACGAGGCCCGCCAATATCGAAATCAACACAACTTTCAGCGGATCATGATCCATAAACATGCTGGCCAGGGGGAGACAGGCGAAAGCTACCAGGCCGCCGAGAGTGGTGCGGCGCAGGATGAGATAAATAACCGCGAACAAACCAACAAAAGTAAGAGCCAGATGGAAATCGCAAACCGCGAGTGCACCCAAGGAAGTCGCAATCCCCTTTCCACCACGAAATCTTAGCTGAATTGGCCAGACATGACCAAGAACCGCGGCAAGCATCGCGAGTGCCGTTACATGGTTATCTGCGGTAAAGTATCTGGCCACCCAGACTGCTGCCGCCCCCTTCGCAAAATCTCCCACCAGGGTTATCCAAAACCCAGATGAGCCCAGGACACGACCAACATTTCTGGCACCAATGTTTCCGCTACCCATTTCCCGGACATCCTTGCCGATGCGGATGCGCACCAAGTAAAAGCCCGTTGCGATACACCCCAGAAAATAACTGGCAATCAAGATCCAAGTGAGTTGACTCACTTGCATTGATGGCCCGAATGTCTGTTGAAACCACAGCATAAATCAAGAAACCAAACGCCCCGATAGTTCTGTTCTCAAGCTTGAACATTTTGCGACTGTAACTCTTTGAACAGAATACCAAAATCATGCCTGGGGTGTTAATTCATAAAACTGTCGCAGGTATCGAATTAATCGATACTTGAAGCGCACCCTAGGAATGGCTTTTGCAGGAGAATAATCAAACAAATAAGCAGGAGCTAGTCTAATTTTAACAAGAAAACGCCGCTTTCAAAGTTGGCCCTTTTGTTGTGACCATCGCGTTCCTCACAACAGAATCCTAATGGATTCGATGCGGTCGTCCCATCCACACCGCTTTGGCACCTTCCGAATAATTCGCTCCCACTAAACTTGCTCCCTTAAACCAAGACCATTTGTTCATTAACAGGCCCTCTTCGAGAACCGATACATTCACCCTTTTTTGCGACCATGGCGGATGCCAAATCCTGAAGAATCTCTTCTTCCCTTTGACGCATGTGAAAGCTGTGTACCTTTCAACGAGAAATTCATCCAATGACCCAGGCGCGCAAAGATCGAATTTAACTTCCGAATCAAATGTTGCAGCGTACGCGAAGCAGTTCTTATTGGATGTTACTTCACCTTGGACCATCCCACTCTCATGATGGTGCAAATAGCTGAGTTTCCCCGACAGAAATGGCAAGCCAAATGTCCTTGGACCGAGCGCCACGCTTAGTCGGTTGGGAATCCACTCGGACAGGAAGTAAATGCCGCGCTCTCCCTCATGCTGCACATACGTCCTTACATTCAGCAAGCCATGCGAGGCAATTGGCAGAAACGCCAACTCTGCAATCTTTCCTCCAAACACGGGGCGGAGTCTTGCCATCGTAAATGCCACCACACTCACGTACGCTTTGCCATCCCGCAAATCCAGGGGAAATGGCACCTCTCTTTGCAGCACTTCAGGATCCACTTCATAGTGGATGAACAACGGCCTTAACCAATCGCTGTAGAATAATGGTTCACCTCGCCTGGACAGCAACCTTTGTCTCGCATCTTCACCTTGCGGCCCCCTTCCCTCTTCCCGATTGAGAGTGGCTTTCATAAGTTTCGTCCTTCATTTGATTACTCCAAAAGCAGATATCAAATAGGCGACCGCAAACCCGCCATACATAAACAACAAGGCGATATGAATCCAGATGCGCCGGATATTTCCTCTCCAGT
The sequence above is drawn from the Pedosphaera parvula Ellin514 genome and encodes:
- a CDS encoding DUF2071 domain-containing protein, with protein sequence MKATLNREEGRGPQGEDARQRLLSRRGEPLFYSDWLRPLFIHYEVDPEVLQREVPFPLDLRDGKAYVSVVAFTMARLRPVFGGKIAELAFLPIASHGLLNVRTYVQHEGERGIYFLSEWIPNRLSVALGPRTFGLPFLSGKLSYLHHHESGMVQGEVTSNKNCFAYAATFDSEVKFDLCAPGSLDEFLVERYTAFTCVKGKKRFFRIWHPPWSQKRVNVSVLEEGLLMNKWSWFKGASLVGANYSEGAKAVWMGRPHRIH
- a CDS encoding glycerol-3-phosphate acyltransferase, which produces MSQLTWILIASYFLGCIATGFYLVRIRIGKDVREMGSGNIGARNVGRVLGSSGFWITLVGDFAKGAAAVWVARYFTADNHVTALAMLAAVLGHVWPIQLRFRGGKGIATSLGALAVCDFHLALTFVGLFAVIYLILRRTTLGGLVAFACLPLASMFMDHDPLKVVLISILAGLVLLAHRKNLVEEITSFVLRRNPETKADQPIK
- a CDS encoding DMT family transporter, which produces MSGTKSNGIITSWLMLAVFLWGASNAGSKFVLASWPPIWVGTTRFLCAGLLMLAILRWTTWLGVPKPIKPALKRDLWLRGGLSLAIYIVAFNWAMQLTSASHVALYLGASPVWALLWEERPSRNWRSAQRYGATLLALSGVVVLVWPSLKFGNTRLGGEMLGLTASIMWANYGRQGRVLAASLTGAEVSAHTMWRAGLLLLPLALIEIFGRELVWRADLVLVQTYCFVGGGVCAYALWNNALMHWPTSRVFLFNNLIPLSTMSWAYFCLNEPFTKTFLEAMVLIVSGVVLGQVKWEKVMGRWWAPMD
- a CDS encoding rhodanese-like domain-containing protein, with amino-acid sequence MDHSPGFLKIVNEAQPRVKEITIEQARERLAKNPKAVLIDVREDSEWQKGHAAEAMHLGKGILERDIEKAIPDQNTELIMYCGGGFRSIMSADNAQKMGYKNVYSLAGGYKAMLQGQWPMKT
- a CDS encoding cupin domain-containing protein, with the translated sequence MDIRNIAEMQAFKTKDGSEIRELLAYRNSIIKNQSLAEARVPVNQSTQEHYHSKAEEIYFITSGVGRIRIENEVRDVKAGDAIAIPPGQKHKLWNTGQETLKLLCCCAPAYEHSDTIITEP
- a CDS encoding aminotransferase class V-fold PLP-dependent enzyme, with the protein product METRAPLIFKIANEDWEIDLIHQLNYKTFVEEIPQHAPSASQRLVDRFHAENTYLICLSGRKLVGMLAARANRPFSLDQKMSNLDSYLPLNRSLCEIRLLSVDKKYRTGQVFQGLLSLIWQHFVENGYDMGIISGTTRQLKLYKHLGFIPFGPLVGPEGAQYQPMYLSIESFEAGVREFLSARAPRHVQRPTVNFLPGPVALSRNVRRAFEAAPESHRSEGFVTDFQATKQILCELTGAKNMEILLGSGTLANDAVAAQLSLEQKPGLIVTNGEFGERLVDHARRQALDFELVQYPWGKSFDLELIKQRIAAVHPSWLWCVHCETSAGLVNNLEALKRICAEHNVKLCVDAISSIGTLPVNLEGVFLASCSSGKGLRSFPGLGMVFFNHQIEPSTKLPRYLDLGLYAKNLGVAFTHSSNLLYALNAAVKKVNWAERFSLLSQTSAWLRSKLKEIGFNLLAEDHEASSAVVSISLPSQINSLKVGAQLQEAGFLLSYNSDYLRRHNLIQICIMGEFTQEKLVSLLNHLNRICFRRTQSTPTPNVPIAGS